The genomic region TTTTTTGAAGACGCTTCAAACCAAGAAAATCTGTATACAAGAAATCGTTATAGAAAACAGATCGTTCCCCAAATGATTGAAGAAAACCCGCAGTTCTTAAACAAGGTGATTCAATACAGTAATCATCTCAATGAAGCCTTTTCCTATATTAGAAAACAATCTAAAAAGTACTTAAGTGTTCATGATAATCATCTTCTATTATCGACATTTTTTTTAGAAGATGTTGTTATTCAGAAAGACATCATCGCCTGCTTATTAGAGTCCAATCAAATCGAATTTAATCAGTTGAAATTAGACAGTATCTTAAGCTTTTTGACCCACAGTGGACCTAACCAATCATTTCAACTCGATGATACCTTGATTTTACGACGCGTTTATCAAAAAGTATCGATCGTTGAAGCCACCCCAAGTAAGCCATTCAACCAAGTCTTGGATTTAGAAGCTTTTAATGTCTTAGAAACTATGGGCTTTGTCACATTTTTAGACGCCCCTAGCAATTCATCTTTTTATGAAATAAAACTATGTTATAATAAATTAGCGTTACCTTTGGTAGCGAGACAACGTCAACCTGGCGATATATTGGAGTTTCCTTACGGTAAAAAGAAACTCAAAGATTACTACATTGACCATAAAATTCCGATGCATATTCGCGATCGAGACATCGTCATTACGGATCAAACCGGGCGCATTTTATCGGTATTAGGTAGGTATTACAACACGTCAAAAGACTTAGATAGCGTCATCAAGCTAAGATATAAGAGGGGGTATTAATGATGAGTATTTATAATGACATTGAAAGAGTATTGGTTAGCCAAGATGAGATTGCAGCCATATGTGAACGCCTTGGGAAGCAAATTACCGCTGATTATCAAGGTAAAGAAAGACCCATCTTACTAGGATTGTTAAAAGGCTGTGTGCCATTTATGTCTGATTTATCCAAACACATCGATTTGCCAATTGAAATCGAATATATGGATGTATCAAGTTACCACGGAAACATCACTTCTTCCGGGGATGTGAAGATTCGTAAAGACATGAACACATCGGTTATGGACCGTGACATTTTGATTGCTGAAGACATCGTCGATACCGGCAAAACCTTAGACACCATCGTTAAATTACTAAGACACCGTGGTGCGAAATCTGTTGAAGTCGTCACGTTACTCGATAAACCCGCAGGACGTGTCATCCCATTTACACCGAAATACATCGGTACCGTTGTCCCTAAAGAATTCGTTGTTGGTTATGGTTTGGATTACAACGAACTGTATCGTAACATCCCATATGTTGGGGTATTAAAACCAGAAATATATAAGAAATAGTGAGGCATTTTCATGCAAGATCCTAAAAACCCGAAAAATATGAAGAAAACCCCGATGAACTATGGCATCTATATTATCGCCATCATAGTTCTATTCGGTTCGTTCTTCTTCATCCAAAATTTATTTAAACCGAGTGCACCAGAGCCACTTACCCCAACTGAGTTTATCGAGAAACTCGATGCTGGAGAATTCGCTGGTATGACCATCAAGTATACCCCAATTGGTGGGGAAGATAACAACGTTTATCGCGTCACCATTTCGGATGCAGAAGGTCCTCAATATGTCTTTGAAATCTTCATGCCAACCTTGAATGACATTCTGTTAACCATCGAACCTACCGATAACATCACATTGGATTACGTGGAAAAGTCCACAGTTACCATTTGGGCTGTCTTAGGGAATATTGTGATTCCTGTCATCTTGGTTATTGGTCTGATCATCTTCTTATACCGCACCATGAGTGGTGGCGGTAACAACAAAGCCTTTGAATTCTCAAAATCTCGTGCTCGTCTTTCCAACAGTAAAGCTGTTACTTTTAAAGATGTTGCCGGCTGTGATGAGGAAAAGACCGAGTTGGTTGAAGTCATCGACTTCTTAAAATTCCCTAGAAAATATAAAGAAATGGGTGCTCGTATCCCTAAAGGTATCCTTTTGGTTGGTTCACCAGGTACTGGTAAAACCTTATTAGCGAAAGCCGTTGCCGGTGAAGCAAGCGTTCCATTCTTCTCCATTTCTGGTTCTGACTTCGTCGAAATGTTCGTCGGTGTCGGTGCTTCACGTGTCAGAGATTTATTTAAGGTTGCGAAAGAAAACGCCCCTTGTATCATCTTCATCGATGAAATTGATGCAGTAGGTCGTCAAAGAGGTGCTGGTATGGGTGGTGGTCACGATGAACGTGAACAAACCCTGAACCAATTGCTCGTTGAAATGGATGGATTCAATCCAAATGCTGGTATCATCATCATGGCTGCGACCAACCGTCCAGACGTTTTAGACCCAGCATTATTAAGACCAGGCCGTTTTGACCGACAAATTACCATTAATTTACCAGATGTTATTGGCAGAGAAGCCATCCTTAAAGTTCACGCAAGAAACAAAAAAGTTTCCCCAGAGGTTAAGTTTGAAGACATTTCTCACCGTATCCCTGGATTCTCCGGCGCTGACATCGAAAACCTATTGAATGAAGCAGCGTTACTCGCTGCTAGAGCCAATCGTAAGATGATTGAATTGTCCGATATCGATGAAGCGGTTGACCGCGTTCTCATGGGACCTGCGAAGAAATCGCGTAAAGTTACCGAAAGAGAACGTCAAGTCATTTCCTACCATGAAGCAGGACATGCAGTCATTGGTATTAAATTAGAAAACGCAAGTATTGTTCAAAAAGTAACCATCATTGCGAGAGGTCGTGCTGGTGGATATAACTTAATGTTACCTAGAGAGGAAGGCTACCTTAGAACAAAGAAAGCCTTACTTGAAGAAATCACTGGTAACTTAGGTGGCCGTGTGGCTGAAGAACTTGTCTTTGGTGACGTGACTACCGGGGCTTATCAAGACTTCCAAACTGCAACCAAAATTGCGAGAGCAATGGTCACTGAGTATGGTATGTCCAATTTAGGTCCAATCCAATACGAATCTCAACAAGGCTCTGTCTTCTTAGGTAGAGACTACTTGAAAGAACGTAATTTCTCCGATCAAGTCGCACTAGAAATCGATAAAGAAGTCCGAGAAATCATCACCAGCTGTTATGAACAAGCCAAACAAATCATCATTGAAAATCGAGCACTACTCGATACCATTACCCATTATCTACTTGAAGTTGAAACCTTGAACAAACAAGATATCGATGAAATTGTAGCGTCTGGTAAACTCGGATGGTGGGAAGAACGCAAGCTTAAAAAAGATGAGCCTGTAAATTCTGATAATCCACTCGATAAAACCGATGAAAATCCATTGGTAAAAGCCGATGAGACTCGATAAGTATCTAAAAGTATCTCGCTTAATCAAACGTAGAACGGTTGCGAAAGACGCTGCTTTAGCGGATTTGATCTACATCAACGATAAAGTGGCGAAACCCGCTTCTACTGTTAAACCTGGCGACACTTTGACACTTCACTTTGGAATAAAAATCCTAACCGTCAAAGTGGTTTCCATTGATATCCCGAAACCCAAATCGGAGGATGTCATGTTTGAACTCATCAGTGAAACAAAAAAGTCGTAACGTAGTTATGGCTTTTTTATTGGGTATCATGTATAATGAATATGCTATTTTTAGGAGGTAACCACATGGATTATACTGAATTAACCGAACAAGAACGTATAAGACGTCAAAAAATGGAAGAATTAAGAGCTAAAGGTGTCGATCCATTTGGTTCACGATTTAACCGCACAACCACAACCCAAGCCATTAGAAACCAATATGAACAATACAGCCACGATGAACTTGAACAAATGCATGTTGAAGTGGTCATTGCCGGTCGTATCATTCGTAAAAGAGACCAAGGTAAGGCAGGTTTCTTACAACTTCAAGACCGCGATTCTAACATTCAAGTGTATGTCAGAAAAGACGCGATTGGCGACGATGCATTTGAAGTCTTCTTAAGCAGTGACTTAGGCGACATTGTTGGTATCAAAGGCTTAGTGTTTAGAACCAAAACCAATGAACTCACCGTTAAGGCGAGTGAATATACCCATTTAACGAAAGCGTTGAGACCACTACCGGACAAGTTCCACGGTCTTCAAGACGTTGAAGAATCCCGTCGTAGACGTTATGTCGACTTAATCGTCAACGAAGAAGCGAGACGCATCGCGATGTTAAGACCAAGAATCATTAGAGAAATTCAAAAATTCTTTGATGGTAGGGGCTTCATCGAAGTCGAAACCCCTGTACTTCACCCAATCCTTGGGGGCGCTGCAGCTAGACCGTTCGTCACACACCACAACACCTTAGATATGCCATTCTATCTACGTATCGCTACCGAATTACCACTTAAACGTCTAATCGTAGGCGGCTTAGAAGCAGTCTATGAAATTGGTCGTTTGTTCCGTAATGAGGGTATGGATGCGAAACATAACCCAGAATTTACCACCATTGAAGCTTACTTAGCGTATTCCGATATGGAAGGTATGATGGATTTGGTTGAAGACGCGATGTCTACCGTTGTGTACAACGTTTTAGGCACTTATGAAATCACTTATGGTGAAAAACAAATCAACATGGCACCAAAATGGGCGAGAGTTCATATGGTTGAAGCGATTAAAAACATCACTGGTGTTGACTTCTTCGAGATTGCTGATTTAGAAACCGCGACTAAGGTTGCGAAAGAAAAACACATCAAAGTTGAAAAACACTACGGTGTAGGACACATCATTCAAGCCTTCTTCGATGAATTCGTTGAAGATACCATCACACAACCCACTTTCGTTTACGGACACCCAATTGAAGTGTCTCCACTAGCGAAAAAGAATGCTCAAAACCCGAGATTCACAGACCGTTTTGAATTGTTCATTGATGGTAGAGAATATGCGAATGCGTTCTCTGAACTCAATGACCCAGTGGATCAAAGAGGCCGTTTTGAGGATCAATTGAAAGAAAAAGAATTGGGTAACGATGAAGCGACTGAAATGGACGTCGATTTCGTAGAAGCCCTTGAATATGGGATGCCACCAGCAGGTGGTCTCGGGATTGGTATCGACAGATTCATTATGCTTATTTGCAACGTGAATAATATCCGCGATGTCATTCTGTTCCCTCACATGAAACACAAACCTTAATAACGACTAAAAGCCCTTAGACATCACATCTAAGGGCTTTTTTTACTGTCTTAATTTTATGCTTTTGAACTGAATCCGTTGAATACAAGGTTTAAAATAATCCCGACAACAGCTGCTAAACTCATGCCTGTAAGAGCTGCAGTTGGTGTCAATTGAATGACTGCACCACCTAAACCTAAAACCAACATGGTTGAGACGATGATCAGGTTTTTCATATTGCCTAAATCGGTTCTATCTTTGATCAATACTTTGACCCCGTTGGCTGCGATTAAACCGTATAATACCACGGTCATTCCACCGATGACTGCCCATGGAATACTTGCGATGAACGCTTGGATGTATCCAAAGAATCCAAGTAGTATCGCAAATACTGCGGCTAATCCTGTTACATAGACTGAACCTACTTTTGTGATGGCTACAACGCCTGTGTTTTCACCATATGTGGTGTTGGCAGGGCCACCAATTGCACCGGCAACAAGGGTTGCAATCCCATCACCTAGTAAAGTCTTATCGAGACCTGGGTCTTTTATAAAGTCATTACCAGTGATTTCACCTAAAACGACATGGTCACCAATGTGTTCTGCAATGGTGACAAACGCAAGCGGTGCGAACACCAATACAGCGTCTAAGTTAATGTCATAAGTACCGAAGATTTGGAAGTTTGGTACTTGGAAGAAGGATACTTCCTTAAAGATTTCAAAATCGACAATACCGAAAAGTACGGCTGCGATATATCCAACGAAAATAGCTAATAGGAATGGTACGATTTTAATGAATCCTTTACCATAAACGGCCATCGCAGATACCGCGATGAATGTGATTAATGCGACTGCAGCAACATCCCCATTGAATGCACCATTCGCTAGTCCAATGTTACTAACTGCGACACCGGCAAGCCCTAAACCAATGATGATGATCATCGGTCCGATGACAACTGGTGGTAATAAATGTTTTAACCAATCACTACCTGCAAAACGAATGATGAGTGCGACCACAATATAAATCAAACCAACCACCATCAAACCGATTAAGCTTGAATCAAATGACCCAGAAGCTGTCGCGGTCGCTGTAATGGTTGTCATATAAGCAAAACTACTACCCAAATAAACAGGCACTTTACCTTTAGTACATAAAATGTAAATTAGAGTACCTAAACCACTGGCTACCAAAGCCACCCCAATGTCTAACCCCGTAATGAGTGGTACAAGTACCGTTGCTCCAAACATCGCGAATACGTGTTGTAAACTAAGTACAACCCATTTCAAAATCGATGATGGTCTTTCTTGAATCCCGACAATCAATTTCTCTTCCATACAGTTCTCCTTTTCTTGAAAAGGCCTTTTAACAAAAAAAGACACCACTGGTGTCCTTTAAATGTATAGGTAAAAATGATTCCGTTACCTTAAAATGCTCACAGGCATCTTTTAAAGGACCTTCACTGTTAGTAGTATATCAAAATTTAAAGAAAGTTCAACCCCCAAAATCACTTTTTACAAAAAGAAAAGCAGACCTCTACAGGACTGCTTCTATCATCACTAAATTAATCCGAGTTCGTCTGCGATATCAAAGAAGATATTGTTGATTGGATAATAATCCATCTCTAATTCTTTGTAGATACCCTCTGTGACGTTATCGAGTTTTTCATGTAGTTCTTTTGGCGCATCCCCTTGTTTTTCAAGGATGGACAAAATCTCATGTTCGATATCGATCAAGGATTGCATATGTTGTTCATTCGGTTCTTCAATTGCACCGATGAGTTCGTTTTGAAAATCCAATGTATCCAATAATAAGATGACGGTTCCCGCATGCTTATTCAACAGTTCAACGTCGCCATTGTAGTCGTGTTCTAATAAGAGTTTGACGTTTTCAAACGCGTCAAATATGTAATAGAACCCAGTTTCAAAAATGTTACTTTCTTCTGGTGACAATGTCTTCTCTTCAATTTTTTTGTTGTACAAGAATTCTAATACCTCAATGACGTATTTAAAACGTTCATAGATATTGGAGTTCGATGTTTTCAACCCTTCGACCAAATCGCTAGTCTCGATGATCCAGTTAGCGTAATCGTGATATAGTGCATCAATCATAGTTCACACCTCCGACTTAATATAATTATACAAATAATTCCTAACTTATCAATACTTTTACAAAAATAATACATGAGGAGAAAATTTATCTCATTTTATGGGATGTTTCACAAATCACTTTGATTTGAAAATCAAAATAGATTTGTTATGATTAAGTCAGGATTCTTAAAGGAGAAAACAATAATGTTAAAAAATAAAGTGTATGATGCGCGATTTTTGACCCCATTGATGATCGTCATCACCTATGTATGGATTCAATTATTTAACCTGTCTGGCATAGGGGTAAATGCCGGTATGGTCTATCAAATGATTTTGGTTTTATATGTGTTTTTCTTAACGTTTTATAAGCAGATCAAACCACTTCAAAAATTATACTTAGTCTTAGGTATCTTATTTTGCTTAATTGGGGATATGGCGCTATCTCGCGCTTTTGATACACCTAACGGTTATCGTTTACCGATTGGTATGGGTCTATTTTTTATTGGTCACGTGAATTTTATCTTAGGCATTTTCAGCTTTAGAAAACCCAAAATAAAGTCTTTTAGAACCAACTTTTTAATCGTCTTTTCTGTGATTGTTTTGTTATTCGTATTTACCGTATTTAATCCGGATGAACTGTTGTTATCCATCTTAGCAATCGTGTACGCGGTTGCGTTAGGCATTGGATTAACCTTAGGATTATCCATGAAGGATAACCCTATCTATCGTTTCCTCGCGTGGGGGTATGGTATCTTTATATTTTCTGACTGGTTGATTGCAATCAGAGCCATCAAAGGTTGGAACACCCCTGATCTAATCAATAATCAAGGGGTTTGGTTAACCTATATTGTTGCGTTGTCTTTAATTTGTTATTCAATCGTCCACCTCAATCGCTCTATAAACAAATAACCACCCCAGTTTTGACAGTAAAAAGTGTAGAATGTTAAAAGAAATATATTCAAGGGATGTTTTCTTTTGTGCCTTATAATGAAGCCATAAAGGAGAAATAACATGAAAAAAACACTTTTATTGATTGGCGCATTATTACTTACAGGGTTCCTAACAGTCGGTATATTCGCTGCTAGCACCCCAACCACTATGACATCTACATCTTTGGATTTAGAAGACAGTTACACTTTAGAGGAAATGTTGAACATCACATTACTCGATGAGTTAAAAGCGAAAGCAACCTATGAGGCAATCATCGATACATATGGTGAAGTTAAACCATTCACTCGTATTGTATTGGCTGAACAACGTCACATTGACGCGCTACTTGTATTATTTAACACTTATGGTTTTGAAGTGCCTGCCTTTGATTCAAGCACCGTTGTAGTTCCAGAATCACTCACTGCAGCACTTGAAGCTGGTGTACAAGCTGAAGTCGATAATATCGCTTTATACGACGCATTCTTAAGCCAAACCGATTTACCTGAGGATGTTGTTACGACATTTACGGCATTACAACGTGCATCAGAAAATCACTTAAGAGCATTCAATCGTGGTTTAGTTGGATCACAAATCCAAAATTTCGGACAACAAATTCGTAACCAATTTGGTAAACTTGGATTCAAAGGTAACGGCCATAAAGGCAACAAATAGTTTTTAGGTAACAAAAAGACCTGGTCAAAATGATCAGGTCTTATTTTTATATGTGTGTTAAGATTAAGCCTTGTTAACGGATCCGAACATGGTTAATTTTTCTCTAACCACTTTCTTGATTGCTTCAACGCCTGGTGCTAATAATTTACGTGGGTCAAAGCCTTTGGATTCTAAGTCTTTACCAGCTTCGATGTATTTACGTGTAGCTTCAGCGAATGCCAATTGTAATTCAGTGTTAACGTTGATCTTTGTAACGCCTAAAGAGATCGCTTTTTTGATCATGTGTTCAGGAATACCTGTACCACCGTGTAATACTAGAGGTACTCTGTTGGTGACTCTTTGTACTTCTTGTAGTACATCGAAGTCTAAGCCTTTCCAGTTTGCAGGGTATTTACCGTGGATGTTACCAATACCTGCTGCGAATAGGTCAACACCTAAGGACGCGATGAGTTCGCATTCTTTTGGATCAGCCAATTCACCTGCACCAATGACGCCGTCTTCTTCGCCGCCGATGGAACCAACTTCAGCTTCAACAGACACGCCTTTTGCGTGGCAAGCTGCGACGATTTCTCTGGTCTTTTCAACGTTTTCAGCGATTGGATAATGAGAACCGTCAAACATGATGGATGTGAATCCGGATTCTAATGCTTTGTATGCACCTTCATAAGTACCATGGTCTAGATGTACAGCTACTGGTACTGTGATGCCTTGTGACGCGATCAATTCTTTGACCATCGCCATGACTAAACGATAACCACCCATGTACTTAGCTGCGCCTTCAGATACGCCTAAGATGATTGGGGAGTTCAATTCTTGTGCAACTTGTAGGGTTGCTTTTGTCCATTCAAGGTTGTTGATGTTGATTTGAGCGACGCCATAACCGTTATCTCTAGCCTTGATTAACATTTCTTTTGCAGAAACTAATGCCATTTTTATGTCCTCCTAGATTTATTGTAATGTCCATTATGTATTATACGCTTAATTGCCTTATTTTACAAATAAGTAATGCGTGAAAACGATTATCATTTGTCTTGTTTATTCAGAATTGCTGCTTCGATGAATCCTTTAAAAATTGGATGAGGGCGAAGTGGTCTAGATAAGAACTCTGGATGGAACTGACAAGCGATAAAGAATGGGTGTTCAGGAATTTCAATCATCTCGACTAAGTTGAGTTTTTCGTGTAATCCAGAGAAAACCATGCCATAAGATTCAAAAGCTTCACGATAGGCATTATTGAACTCATAACGGTGGCGATGTCTTTCTTCAATGACATCTTTTTGATAGAGCTTTTGAGCCAATGTATTTGGTTTGATATGACAGGTGTATAACCCTAAGCGTTGTGTCCCACCCAAATCTTTGGAGAGGTCTTGTGAATGCATCAAATCGATGATTGGATATTTGGTTGCAGGATCGATTTCAGTCGTTGTTGCTAGCCCAATACCCATGACATTTCTCGCAAACTCAATCGAAGCGAGTTGTAAACCATAACAAATGCCAAAGAATGGTACGTTGTGGGTTCTCGCGTATTGAATGGCTGCCATTTTACCTTCGGTAGCACGTTCACCAAAGCCCCCCGGTACCAAGACACCGTCAGAACCGGCCAACACTTCCTTCACATTTTCTGTATTGATTTTTTCTGCATTTAGATACTTGATGTTGATGTTTTTACCAAAGTGATAACCTGCATGTTTTAAGGATTCAGAAACCGATAAATACGCATCATGAAGGCTGACATATTTACCTACCAATGCGATGTTGATGGTATCTTTTGCATGTTCAATCTTATGAATCAAATCCATCCACGGGGATAAATCAGCTTCCATCTTAGGTTCTAATTCAAAGTGTTCTAAAATCAAATCATCGATTTTTTGAGCCTTCAAGTTCGGAATGGTTTTATACAAGACATCGACATCGACCGATTCAAATACGTGGTCTGTTTCTACGTCACAAAATAACGCAATCTTTTCTTTGGTCGATTTCGCAACCGGTACTTCACTTCTTAAAACGATCATATCCGGTGAAATCCCTAAAGATCTCAACTCTTTAACCGAGTGTTGGGTCGGTTTGGTTTTAATTTCATTCGCTGCTCTTAAATATGGTAACAAGGTGGTGTGGATGTATAACGTGTTTTTATGCCCAAAATCACGTCTGGCTTGTCGGATGGCTTCTAAAAAAGGGAGCGATTCAATGTCCCCAACGGTCCCACCAATTTCAGTGATGACCACATCCGCTTTAGATGATAAAGCAACCCGTTTCAAACGGTCTTTGATTTCATTCGTGATGTGTGGAATGACTTGGATGGTTGCGCCAAGGTAAACACCTTTACGTTCTTTATCGATGACGGTTTGATAGATTTTCCCTGTGGTTACTGAGGAATCTTTCGATAAGTTTTCATCGATGAAGCGTTCATAATGTCCTAAATCGAGGTCTGTTTCACAACCGTCATCGGTAACAAACACCTCACCATGTTGGTAAGGCGACAATGTGCCTGGGTCGACGTTGATGTATGGGTCGAATTTTTGCATGAATACTTTGAGTCCACGACTCTTGAGTAGCTGTCCAACCGTGGACGCCATAATGCCTTTACCAAGCGATGAAACGACACCGCCGGTAACGAAAATAAACTTTGTTTTCATCTCTTCACCTCGAAAAATATAAAATAAAAAGGTCTCCCTTTACAGGAGACCTTATATGAGTTGCCCTTCTTAATTATATCAAATAAAAATCGGTGAAGCAACGAGAATTTTACTTGTCGTACATGTCTTCGTAATCGTCCATGATTTCGTTGTAATCATCGTCGTCGAAGTCAATGTCTTCTTCATCTTCAATGATGATGGCGTCTTCTTCGTCAAGTAGTAAGTCTTCCTCTTCTTCATCGTCAGGAAGGATACCATCTTCTTCTTCATCGTCTTCTTCATCATCTTTGAGTTCGATTTCGTCTTCTTCAGGAATATAGTAGTCGTCAACAGTCAATGTGTCGTCTTCTTCTTCCTCTACCACTTCTTCAGTGGTGTTGAAGTAAGAACCATCTTTATCCCAAAGTTCAAGGTTATTTTCTTTTAGATCCCATTCATCATTGCCACAAAAAACGAATTTTGCTGACAAGGTCATGTCAATGTATAGTTGTGTTAATTTTTCAGTGTCTTCTTTAGAGATTTCTTTAAGTGATGCCACTGATTCTAATAAATCGTAGATATTCTTTTTGCCTTCTGATCTTAAAATCTCTTCAGCAATTTCAACCATGGATTTGTTTACATACGTTTGTTTAGCCATAGTTTCCTCCTAAAATACTATATTATTGTATACGATGTGCTATGTTTTTGCAAGACTTTTATTTGAATAATCGAAATTGCACGATTTTCTCGGTGGTAACGCCTTCGATTTGATGGCGATAGCCAATTTCAATCAAATCTGGCGTTACAATTAAGTCGTGTGTTTCGACAATAGACTTAAATAGGATGCCTTCTTGACGATAATACCCCATCGTTCTCTGATGGGGAATATACGATTCTTGGAAAGAAACTTCGCCAGTGCGTCTGATTAAAACCTCGTTTAAATTGTAATAAACGGTGACGAGGCTAGCGGTGTTTGGATCCTGATATGTGATTTTTCCTGGTTCAAAAGTTGAATCGACTTGAAAGCTTTCTATTTGTCCGTCAGTAGTGATTGTTAGGATCATGCCATCAAGATTCTAGCTAAGACGATGATAGCTAAAATAACGACCACGATGATGAGTAACTTCATCATCTTTTTCGCGATTGCGAACACACCGAAAATGATGACTACAGCAAGGCCTAGGGTGCCAAGAATCTTCATCCATTCAGGTAGCGGCATGATGACGTCGTTGTAGAAGTTAAGAGCGAGCCCATCAAAATCTACCAATTCTTCCAACATGCTGTCTAAATCCCCGAAAATACTCATTAAGAATGCCCAAATTTGATCTAGAATTTCCATATACAATTTCTCCTTATTCGTACTTTTGTCTATTATTCAGTGCGAGTTCTAGGGTGTGATCATCCGCGAAACTTAAATCCGCACCGACTGGAATGCCATATGCAATACGAGAAACCTTGATGCCTTTAGGTTTGAGTAATTCTTTTAAGTACTGTGCGGTGAGTTCCCCTTCCACAGTACCTGCCAAAGACAGGATGATTTCTTCAATCCCATTCAATCGTTGAAACAATGATTCAATGTTTAAATCTTCTGGGCCAATGCCTCTAGAAAAATCAATTGAACCCCCCAATACATGGTATAGCCCATGGTAGATTGGGTTGCGTTCCAAGACGAACACATCTTTGTCTTCCGAAACCACCATGATGGTGTTTCGTTCACGGTTAAGGTCTTCACAAATAGGGCAGTGGCTTTCCATTAAGGTACCACACACTGGACAATGTGAGATGTTTTGTTTCGCTTCAACCAAATGTTGGCTGAATGCGTCGATTTGATTTTTTTCAATCGTAGAGATGGTATAAAGTGCCAATCGTTCTGCGGTCTTTTTACCAATGCCAGGAAATTTTTTAAAATCTTCTACGAGTTTTAAAAAACTTTCAGGGTATTTCATTAGAATCCGCCAAACCCCATACCAGCTGTGAATTTGCTCATTTCTTGGTTGGTGGTCTTATCCACGACTTCAACCGCGTTATTGATGGCTGCTAAAATCGCGTCTTGTAACATTTCGACATCTTCCAGTAACTCTTCAGAAATCTTAATGTCGACCACTTGATGAGAACCTAACATGACCACTCTAACACCTGAAGCGGTGCCCGTAAATTCGGTCATTTGTAATCTTTCTTGGGTTTCTTGCATCTCTTTTTGAATCTTTTGTAACTTTTTAATCATGCCTGCGTTCATTATATTTACTCCTTTATCATGACTTTGTCTTTGCCAAAGAAATCAATGGCTAAGGATACAGATCCTGGTTGCCAAGACTCTTCTACGGCTTCATATAAACCTAAATCGAGTTTAGGTAAGGTTGGTTTTTTGTTGCCATCACGCCATTGTTTTGCAAAACTGTCAAACAATACTTGCCATGAAGCTTCATCGATACA from Paracholeplasma manati harbors:
- a CDS encoding RNA-binding S4 domain-containing protein, with the translated sequence MRLDKYLKVSRLIKRRTVAKDAALADLIYINDKVAKPASTVKPGDTLTLHFGIKILTVKVVSIDIPKPKSEDVMFELISETKKS
- the hpt gene encoding hypoxanthine phosphoribosyltransferase, which translates into the protein MSIYNDIERVLVSQDEIAAICERLGKQITADYQGKERPILLGLLKGCVPFMSDLSKHIDLPIEIEYMDVSSYHGNITSSGDVKIRKDMNTSVMDRDILIAEDIVDTGKTLDTIVKLLRHRGAKSVEVVTLLDKPAGRVIPFTPKYIGTVVPKEFVVGYGLDYNELYRNIPYVGVLKPEIYKK
- the ftsH gene encoding ATP-dependent zinc metalloprotease FtsH; its protein translation is MKKTPMNYGIYIIAIIVLFGSFFFIQNLFKPSAPEPLTPTEFIEKLDAGEFAGMTIKYTPIGGEDNNVYRVTISDAEGPQYVFEIFMPTLNDILLTIEPTDNITLDYVEKSTVTIWAVLGNIVIPVILVIGLIIFLYRTMSGGGNNKAFEFSKSRARLSNSKAVTFKDVAGCDEEKTELVEVIDFLKFPRKYKEMGARIPKGILLVGSPGTGKTLLAKAVAGEASVPFFSISGSDFVEMFVGVGASRVRDLFKVAKENAPCIIFIDEIDAVGRQRGAGMGGGHDEREQTLNQLLVEMDGFNPNAGIIIMAATNRPDVLDPALLRPGRFDRQITINLPDVIGREAILKVHARNKKVSPEVKFEDISHRIPGFSGADIENLLNEAALLAARANRKMIELSDIDEAVDRVLMGPAKKSRKVTERERQVISYHEAGHAVIGIKLENASIVQKVTIIARGRAGGYNLMLPREEGYLRTKKALLEEITGNLGGRVAEELVFGDVTTGAYQDFQTATKIARAMVTEYGMSNLGPIQYESQQGSVFLGRDYLKERNFSDQVALEIDKEVREIITSCYEQAKQIIIENRALLDTITHYLLEVETLNKQDIDEIVASGKLGWWEERKLKKDEPVNSDNPLDKTDENPLVKADETR
- the tilS gene encoding tRNA lysidine(34) synthetase TilS produces the protein MLKAIQEKLHPFLDHPWVVSVSTGVDSMVLLDLVRRLNHPIVVVHFNHQKRIESNTEAEFIQSYCETHHLDLQYIKLEIPSGNFQDEAHHLRKQHLEGVARTYQTPYILTAHHANDLAETVLMRLSRGSNLLGYAGLQPVSAQGDFIYLKPLLSFSKADLYAYAKNHQIHFFEDASNQENLYTRNRYRKQIVPQMIEENPQFLNKVIQYSNHLNEAFSYIRKQSKKYLSVHDNHLLLSTFFLEDVVIQKDIIACLLESNQIEFNQLKLDSILSFLTHSGPNQSFQLDDTLILRRVYQKVSIVEATPSKPFNQVLDLEAFNVLETMGFVTFLDAPSNSSFYEIKLCYNKLALPLVARQRQPGDILEFPYGKKKLKDYYIDHKIPMHIRDRDIVITDQTGRILSVLGRYYNTSKDLDSVIKLRYKRGY
- the lysS gene encoding lysine--tRNA ligase, whose amino-acid sequence is MDYTELTEQERIRRQKMEELRAKGVDPFGSRFNRTTTTQAIRNQYEQYSHDELEQMHVEVVIAGRIIRKRDQGKAGFLQLQDRDSNIQVYVRKDAIGDDAFEVFLSSDLGDIVGIKGLVFRTKTNELTVKASEYTHLTKALRPLPDKFHGLQDVEESRRRRYVDLIVNEEARRIAMLRPRIIREIQKFFDGRGFIEVETPVLHPILGGAAARPFVTHHNTLDMPFYLRIATELPLKRLIVGGLEAVYEIGRLFRNEGMDAKHNPEFTTIEAYLAYSDMEGMMDLVEDAMSTVVYNVLGTYEITYGEKQINMAPKWARVHMVEAIKNITGVDFFEIADLETATKVAKEKHIKVEKHYGVGHIIQAFFDEFVEDTITQPTFVYGHPIEVSPLAKKNAQNPRFTDRFELFIDGREYANAFSELNDPVDQRGRFEDQLKEKELGNDEATEMDVDFVEALEYGMPPAGGLGIGIDRFIMLICNVNNIRDVILFPHMKHKP